One Bacillus sp. FJAT-45037 DNA window includes the following coding sequences:
- a CDS encoding MFS transporter, with protein MNFLKTRNFALFFIGTLISKIGDKLYLLAMPWLIYELTGSSFYMGVMFFLETIPFLFISPIAGLLADRFSHKLLLFTAALSQGLCLLAIVVFHLSRYESIIPIFIFGFLIACGGAIFSVVLNSIIPSMFSKDRIVNVNSSFQFIDSTSLLFGSALAGVLISLVGAPLVLLIDAVSFLLIAVIVLFYKVSKSNKLKVMKGQSFNHLLQGAKYVFKHTTLGPLITIMMLVNISNAVIVAMLVFYSRDVLGISAEQLGLIYTITAVFQIILTLLIPSITKRFKHINRMLLICLFISCIGIGMVALSVEWITLSIAMVVHTAPIIIFNVMNKTLRMQIAPENLLGRVNGLFLMLSKSTLPLAGLLGGVLAEFFDLKIIFGVLSVFTLLIITRYWFHPFNNKENYSQEKAM; from the coding sequence TCTATGAGTTAACAGGCTCTTCTTTTTATATGGGGGTCATGTTCTTTCTAGAAACAATCCCATTCTTGTTTATCTCACCAATTGCAGGGTTATTAGCAGATCGCTTTTCCCATAAGCTTTTACTTTTCACAGCAGCTTTATCGCAAGGTTTATGTCTACTCGCTATAGTAGTGTTTCATTTATCAAGATATGAGAGCATTATACCAATTTTTATATTCGGATTCCTCATTGCTTGTGGGGGGGCAATCTTTAGTGTTGTTTTAAACAGTATTATTCCGTCAATGTTTTCTAAAGATAGGATAGTTAATGTTAATTCTTCTTTTCAGTTTATTGATTCCACGTCACTATTATTCGGGAGTGCTTTAGCTGGAGTATTGATTAGTCTAGTAGGAGCACCTCTGGTTTTGCTTATTGATGCAGTATCCTTTCTCTTAATAGCTGTGATTGTATTATTCTACAAAGTGAGTAAATCTAACAAGCTGAAAGTAATGAAGGGGCAGTCGTTTAATCACCTCCTGCAAGGTGCTAAATATGTATTTAAACACACTACATTAGGTCCTTTAATTACTATTATGATGTTAGTGAACATTTCCAACGCAGTAATTGTAGCCATGTTGGTATTTTATTCAAGAGATGTTCTTGGCATAAGTGCAGAGCAATTAGGTTTGATATATACCATAACAGCTGTATTTCAGATAATTTTAACACTCTTGATCCCATCCATTACAAAGCGCTTTAAACATATAAATCGGATGTTGCTTATTTGTTTATTTATTAGCTGTATTGGAATTGGCATGGTGGCTTTAAGTGTGGAGTGGATTACACTAAGCATAGCAATGGTTGTCCACACTGCCCCTATCATTATTTTTAATGTAATGAATAAAACATTACGAATGCAAATAGCTCCTGAAAATCTCTTAGGTCGTGTAAATGGGTTGTTTTTGATGTTAAGCAAATCTACTTTACCCTTAGCAGGATTATTAGGAGGCGTTTTAGCAGAGTTTTTTGATTTGAAGATAATCTTTGGAGTATTGAGTGTTTTCACATTATTAATTATTACTAGGTACTGGTTCCATCCATTTAATAATAAAGAAAACTATTCTCAAGAAAAAGCTATGTAA
- a CDS encoding GNAT family N-acetyltransferase, which produces MNIKLLPLEIEDLGLVYELYNDSQVFDTAILGYNYPQNKPSLKSKLESWIKNGKQKHFKVVNDKQEEIGLAQIFDIHTVNRSCKIGIIVKPDFWGKGYATQILHALEEICYDHIGLRRIEAEVLANNLAIMKLLENQNYNREGTRKEAIFKKSEHIDAHVYGKVV; this is translated from the coding sequence ATGAACATTAAATTGTTACCGCTAGAAATAGAAGATTTAGGGTTAGTTTACGAGTTATATAACGATTCACAAGTTTTTGATACGGCCATTCTAGGGTACAATTATCCCCAAAATAAACCTTCATTAAAAAGTAAACTAGAGTCTTGGATTAAAAATGGTAAACAAAAACACTTTAAAGTAGTAAATGATAAACAGGAAGAAATTGGTCTCGCGCAGATATTTGACATACACACTGTAAACCGTTCTTGCAAAATAGGCATTATTGTGAAGCCTGACTTTTGGGGAAAAGGATATGCTACTCAAATCCTTCATGCTCTTGAGGAAATTTGTTACGATCATATTGGTTTACGACGCATAGAGGCAGAGGTACTTGCAAATAATCTAGCCATTATGAAGCTACTAGAAAACCAAAACTACAATAGAGAAGGAACTCGTAAAGAAGCTATCTTTAAAAAGAGTGAGCATATAGATGCTCATGTGTATGGGAAAGTTGTTTAA
- a CDS encoding DNA-binding protein: MNAKAAADILSVSLTTISTYIKEGILIPDNMDSWHIEGEYIIPDEQVDMLKEKLYPGGLTTKQTSDYVGNGCKPYQILAAINKEELTVKVSNVLSKPVYYVQEDEKLEQFKQKFLSKKKKSEKHFDSQQRIFLYQSYRDNQSGEVVRVMSIDKEEGYALNAMGERIPLAQLPLHYEPLTTYNIGKLNNRIGEVTFSFIVPSHIRALTFTFIEKIAEQSGVRNYFIEETDQKLIVKCKPFLIRFDEGSVDHDLLEHAKRSLVSGKIQERKEDFFFASTDRKVNVVLEEKLFLEVEKRAKNEGIDVDIFINKTIRDAVTSTFYNGDIDG, translated from the coding sequence TTGAATGCAAAAGCAGCAGCAGACATACTAAGTGTTAGTTTAACCACGATATCTACCTATATAAAAGAGGGGATTCTTATCCCTGACAACATGGATTCATGGCATATAGAGGGTGAGTATATCATTCCAGATGAACAAGTGGATATGTTAAAAGAGAAGTTATATCCAGGAGGGCTTACAACCAAACAGACGTCTGACTATGTAGGGAATGGGTGTAAACCATATCAAATCTTAGCGGCCATCAATAAAGAGGAATTAACGGTTAAAGTCAGTAATGTATTAAGTAAGCCTGTTTACTATGTCCAAGAAGATGAAAAGCTTGAACAGTTTAAACAGAAGTTTCTATCGAAAAAGAAGAAAAGCGAGAAGCATTTTGATTCACAGCAACGAATCTTTCTTTACCAATCCTATCGAGATAATCAATCTGGTGAAGTGGTACGTGTGATGTCTATCGATAAAGAGGAAGGGTACGCACTGAATGCGATGGGAGAACGTATTCCTCTAGCTCAATTGCCTTTGCATTATGAGCCGTTGACCACCTATAACATCGGTAAGTTAAATAACCGGATAGGGGAAGTAACCTTTAGTTTTATTGTACCTAGTCATATTCGTGCTTTAACCTTTACCTTTATAGAAAAAATTGCTGAACAAAGCGGTGTAAGAAACTATTTTATAGAAGAAACTGATCAGAAGCTAATCGTGAAGTGCAAACCATTCCTTATTCGATTCGATGAGGGAAGTGTGGATCACGACTTATTGGAACATGCTAAACGCTCGTTGGTAAGTGGCAAGATACAGGAGAGAAAAGAAGACTTTTTCTTTGCGAGTACAGATCGTAAAGTAAACGTGGTATTGGAGGAAAAACTATTTTTGGAGGTTGAAAAAAGAGCAAAGAATGAAGGGATAGACGTCGATATATTTATAAATAAAACGATAAGAGATGCAGTGACAAGTACTTTCTATAATGGTGATATTGATGGGTAA
- a CDS encoding bacteriophage abortive infection AbiH family protein yields MGNLFVIGNGFDRSHGLPTSYQDFRDFCLSKSENITVDELIVPEEKLLPDGGLHYDEDEVLSMLFYLISTAEGSIDKWQDVENSLGRLDFDAVFDWVEDIKDKEGDVDHWKMAAVYGEIASGLVIPTARIQELFNQWVNSIDISLAAEKNDFKQILSQNDKFLTFNYTDTLEELYGIAEENVCHIHGRQYDEILFGHGDFEDHSEDHMARYIGSEDGLSRIHNQLRKDTDQALKVNINFFKELKDIKTIYSYGFSFSKVDLVYLSVIFNQVDTSYVTWSFNDYENQFVLRQWEGVLKELGFKGDFTTFTIKN; encoded by the coding sequence ATGGGTAATCTCTTTGTTATAGGAAACGGTTTCGACCGCTCACATGGGTTACCTACTTCTTATCAAGATTTTAGAGACTTTTGTTTAAGTAAGAGTGAAAATATAACTGTCGATGAACTAATTGTGCCAGAAGAGAAATTATTACCTGATGGTGGTCTACATTATGATGAAGATGAGGTCCTATCAATGCTCTTTTACTTAATAAGTACGGCAGAAGGGAGTATTGATAAGTGGCAAGACGTAGAAAACTCATTAGGTAGATTGGACTTTGATGCGGTTTTTGATTGGGTGGAGGATATAAAAGATAAAGAAGGTGATGTTGATCATTGGAAAATGGCCGCCGTATATGGAGAGATTGCATCAGGTCTCGTTATTCCAACTGCTAGAATACAAGAGCTTTTCAATCAGTGGGTAAATTCTATAGATATTTCTTTGGCTGCTGAAAAAAATGATTTCAAACAAATTCTAAGTCAAAACGATAAGTTTTTAACCTTTAACTACACTGATACATTGGAAGAACTGTACGGTATAGCTGAAGAAAATGTTTGTCATATTCATGGTAGGCAGTATGACGAAATCCTTTTTGGGCATGGTGATTTCGAAGATCATTCCGAAGATCATATGGCTCGGTACATTGGTTCAGAAGATGGTTTAAGCCGAATCCACAACCAGTTGAGGAAGGATACTGACCAAGCCTTAAAGGTGAATATAAATTTCTTCAAAGAGCTAAAAGATATAAAAACGATCTATTCTTATGGGTTTTCATTTAGTAAGGTTGACCTAGTTTACTTGAGTGTCATATTTAATCAGGTTGATACTTCATATGTAACATGGTCGTTTAATGATTATGAAAATCAGTTTGTTTTGAGGCAGTGGGAAGGGGTCTTAAAGGAGTTAGGTTTTAAAGGAGACTTTACTACATTTACTATAAAGAATTAA
- a CDS encoding DUF4652 domain-containing protein, which produces MPKNALWQDDERVFVIIGYGHGTLAVGGNIFSVNVSTKEKLQITQYESDIQILDFKIEDGILYYNGIKYTGSKNEKSETYTNNISLDSMLSY; this is translated from the coding sequence ATACCGAAAAATGCTCTATGGCAGGATGATGAAAGAGTGTTCGTTATTATTGGATATGGACATGGGACCTTAGCGGTCGGTGGTAATATCTTCAGTGTAAATGTCTCCACTAAAGAAAAATTACAAATTACTCAATATGAAAGTGACATTCAAATTTTAGATTTTAAGATAGAAGATGGGATCTTATATTATAACGGCATTAAATATACAGGTTCTAAGAATGAGAAATCTGAGACATATACAAATAATATATCGCTTGATTCGATGTTAAGTTATTGA
- a CDS encoding SOS response-associated peptidase, with product MCGRYTLTASKEQIEEQLGVQLDDYQPRYNIAPSQPVLSLISDGENRRAGYLKWGLVPVWAKDPKIGHKMINARGETVDEKPAFNRLLKRRRCLIVADGFYEWKRTEEKKKPYRITVNDDIFTFAGLWDRWESDDKEIVSCTILTTEPNEFMKEIHDRMPVILGGEDRNMWLDPSIEDKDILTQLIKAYPAKDMDAYEVSPLVNNPKNETEECISSLAE from the coding sequence ATGTGCGGTAGATATACTTTGACAGCAAGTAAAGAGCAGATTGAAGAACAGCTCGGTGTGCAATTAGATGATTACCAACCAAGGTACAATATAGCTCCCAGTCAGCCTGTGTTAAGTTTAATTTCAGATGGAGAAAATAGGAGAGCTGGATACTTAAAATGGGGTCTTGTTCCTGTATGGGCGAAAGATCCAAAGATAGGACATAAGATGATTAATGCTCGTGGTGAAACAGTGGATGAAAAACCTGCTTTTAACCGATTACTTAAACGCCGCCGTTGTTTAATTGTAGCCGATGGCTTTTATGAGTGGAAAAGAACCGAAGAAAAAAAGAAGCCATATCGAATCACTGTAAATGATGATATTTTTACCTTTGCAGGCTTATGGGATAGGTGGGAGTCTGATGATAAGGAAATTGTTTCTTGTACCATACTTACAACAGAGCCTAATGAGTTTATGAAAGAAATTCATGATAGGATGCCAGTGATTTTGGGAGGAGAAGATAGGAATATGTGGTTAGATCCATCTATTGAGGATAAAGATATCTTAACCCAACTTATAAAAGCATACCCTGCTAAAGATATGGATGCATACGAAGTATCACCTTTGGTTAATAATCCTAAAAACGAGACGGAAGAATGCATAAGTTCCTTAGCAGAGTAA